One Candidatus Obscuribacterales bacterium genomic window, CTCAAACTCACCTACTCCGATATGGGGTTGTATCTCGAACGGGTCGCCGAACCCCTAGAGGTATTGCTCGCTCGTCGAGCTTTGCTGGCGCTACGGACAGGACATAGCATCCACATACACAGCAGTCGCGCCTCCTTATTGTTTTCCACTCAAGCTATTCAACGAACTGATCTAGAACAGGCAATTCAAGCCGAATGGACGAATCAGTGCCGCCATTTTTCAAGGGATTCAGTCATTACCCTAGATGCTGTTGACGAACACTGGATCGAAGTCAGTCTTCCTGGGGTATGGATTGCCAGCGATCGCCATACCCACGACGGCATTGTCATGACCTGCTTGGGCGATCGCCTAGAAGCACTGTTTATGGAGCTTTGGCTGATGCAAAATTCTGTGTCATTCTGCTCAGAATCGTGAGGTGATGCCATGATCGCCTGCCGCTGCCTTAGCGTTGATAACGGTTGCCGCTCTCCCTAAGGATGCTCTATTGGCAAGGCGGCCATCCCATCTCCCTAGCAGATAACCCAGCTATCTCATCCAATCCAAGACCTGGCACAACCTGCCCGTAATCCACAGACCTCGATGTGTATGTCCGTGGTAAGGGGTGCCAACACCGTCAGCGTCACGTTATTGCAATCCAAGCCATCCTCATCCAACCCTTACGCCACTCATCATTCGACTCACTCCATCCACTTACCCCTAGCGGAACGGGAGGCTACCATGAGACCGAATTATCCCCCCAATTGGTTATTTAGCGCTGCTGTCCAGGTTGGCAAATATACGCTCTTGTTTGTCTTTGGTGGCACTCTTTTCTCATTGATTTCTATCACCCTAGGTGTTCTCCCTGTGGCAGAAATCTTTATATTTCTGGTCGCTCTATTACTATGGCGGATTGTTTTGATTGTTCTCTGCTTGTTAGCGGCTGGTGTTCTGGTTGAATCGTTTCGGTAGAGCGAATACCCGAATGAACATGGGACGTCTCAACTTAGGTGTCAGGGCTGGTTGAGAGTCCCACCTAGTCCAACTGCTTCCTAGAGCCAAGGGCGATCGCCTTTCAGGGATCAGGGTTAGCCGTCAACTTCTGAAGCGATCGCTCAGGGCACTCTGGGACTCAACGCGTCGCTAACCTTGCGCGATTTCTAGAATTCACTAGTCAAGGTTGCCCTTTTTGGGGCAATATGGCCAGAATATGCACAATTACTGTACGAGCTAATCTGCAATGAGCAAAACGGCGATTGATGTGACCTATCGCTTGGCAACACTGGCAGACCTTGAACTTGCCCTGAACCTGATGCAGGAGTTCTATGCAATCGAGCGAATTCAGTTTCAAGAATCATGGACTCGTCCTGTCTTGACGGAATTTTTGCAAAACGAGACCTATGGCCAGTTTTGGCTAGTGGAAGCCCATCAAGCGATCGCTGGTTATGGAATCATTACCTTTGGCTATAGCCTGGAGCTGGGCGGGCGAGATGCCTTGCTCGATGAGCTCTACCTAAGACCAGCGTTTCAAGGGCAGGGACTTGGGTCGCAGATGCTGGACTTAATGGAGACCACCTGCCGCCGTCAGGGCATCAAGGTTCTCAGTCTTGTGGTCGATCACCATAATCCCAAGGCGCGATCGCTCTATGAACGGTCTGGCTTCCGTCAACCCACCCGCGACATTTTACATAAGTGGCTCGAACCCCAGCCGTCCATGCTGAGTTGAGCACCCGATGTTAGAATCATGTGCCCAACCCTCTGCGATCGCCGCCCATAGATGAGCGATCGCCCCAATGTATGAACTAAGCAGTAGAGATATGATGCTAGACATTAACCCCAGACAAAATCGGCTCTACATTCGACTTCAAGAGGCGTTTCGCCAAGGTCATGAAGTTCGAGTGCGGCTGCCCCATGGTGACTTTATGGGGGTGCCCATTTATCTCGATGCAGAATTTGTGGAGCTGCTCGATCTTTATATTCCGACACCAGATGAGGGAGACGATTGTTGCGAACGAACCGTTTGGCTCATTAAGCTTGCAGAGATCATCACGATTTCCCTATCTACAGAATATTGGTCGAAGGATCGGCTGGAGCAATTGCTCAGTCAAGAAAATGAACCATCGGAGTCACGGGAATGACGTCTGGGGCCATACCAAGGTACTCAGGGCATTCTAGTCCTCTGCTGGAAATTGACTTTGTAGTAGGGCACTAGCGTTTTCTGAACTAACTGATTCCCAGAGCTAACTGGTTTCCTGAGCGAATTAGTTCCCTAAGCAAAGTCGTTGGCGTAGCCGCCCCAAAGGGGCTAGGGAACGATGGGGCTTTGGCTTCGACGTCCAACGGCCATGTTGGCTAAGTTGGGCATTTGTCGAGGGCCGGCATAGAATGTAGAAGATTCAGGCAAGGCTGCCTCTTTCGGTGATTATCCCCTAGGGCCTTTAGCAGATCTATGACCTCGGTAAAGTCAAACCCGATTTTTGCTCGTTACCCACGCCGCACGATCCTTCGAGCTGAGCGAGCAGTGCGCTGTTCGCCTTTTTCCCCAGCTTTATTTTTCACCATGAGTCGGGAAGGTGTTGCCCTGGGGGCGATCGCTGGAGAATCGGGCTGCAGGCTGGGCTATACTCGTCGCCCTGTGGCGGAATTGGTTGCCGAGTCAGAACTTCTGTGGCTGATCCAGGTTGGGATGCTGCGCCGGGAAGTGGATGGACAAGGCTTAACCGATAGTTTTCGGTTGACCCCTCTGGGTCGGTTGCTGCTGGATCAGTGGCATTCCGCAACAACAATGCCACCGCCATCTTGGGTGGATCGCATTCTCAATACCCTAAGTCGATGGATACGCTGGTCGGAATGGCTACAGTAATGCACCAGTGGGAGGCACTGACATGAAGGCAATTATGCTGCTGGGAACGCTTTCCCGATCGGGAAAATCGTTACTGGTGACGGCCTTGTCCCGAATTCTGGTTCGCCAGGGCTGGCGGGTTGGCCCCTTTAAGGCCCAAACTTGTGGAGTGAGCACCTACTTTACATCGAGTGGTGGTGAAATTGGCTATGCGCAGGCGGTGCAGGCCTGGGCTGCCCAAACCCTGCCACGGGTGGATATGAATCCCATCGTGCTCAAGCTCCAAGATGCAGCGATCGCCCGCGTGGTGTTTGCTGGCAAAACCGCTATTGGTGAAATCAATCTATCAGACTATTATCCGCAGCACCATGAAGCAGCATGGCGGGTGATTCAAGATGCCTTGCATCGGCTCAAGGATGAGTTCGATGTGTTGGTCTGCGAAGGTGAAGGAACACCGTCAGAGTTGCCCATAAAACCCTACGATGTGTCTAATTTTCGGGTGGCTCAGGCCCTTGATGCGGCAGTCTTTTTGGTGGTTGACCTAGAGCGGGATGGAGCGTTTGCGCAAGTTTTAGGAACTCTGGAAACGCTGGAACCCGACGAGCGATCGCGGGTCGCGGGTTTGATTCTCAACAAGGCTCATGGATCGCGATCGCTGCTGCAGTCAACGATTCAACACTTGGTGGAACGCACGGGCATTCCGGTGGTGGGCACAATTCCCTACCTTGACCAAACCTTTCCTGCCATTGAGTCTCTTTCCTTAATTGATCATCGCACCCACGATAGCGGTCGAGACGTCAATATTTCGATTATCAAACTACCTCGAATTTCTAACCTGACAGACTTTGATCCACTGCGATCGGAAGCCAGCGTTGCCCTGCGCTACGTGGGTTTGAAGGAAACCTTGGGCTATCCTGATGCGGTCATTATCCCCGGCTCCAAATCTACCATTGCTGATTTGCTAACCCTGCAGCGTACCGGCATGGCGGAACAATTGCAAAACTATGCAGCGGCGGGCGGAACTGTGTTGGGAATCTGCGGCGGCTTTCAAATGATGGGTAAGCTATTGGCTGACCCGGAGGGCATTGAAGGACAGGAAGGACGCTTCAAGGGTTTGGGACTCATTCCCTTAAAAACGGTGATTACCTCCCAGAAAACAGCACGGCAGCGATCGGTGACCTCCAACTATCCCCAAGCAGGACTGCCGGTGGTGGGCTATGAGTTCTGCCAGGGGCGCAGCCATGCGTTGGATAAGGACGTTAATGAAACCGATGAATCGCCGTTTACAGCCTTATTTGACGATCGCAATCTAGGCGTAGTAGATAATGCTCAGCTTCTCTGGGGTACCCATCTGCATGGCTTATTCGACAATGGCCCATGGCGACGCACTTGGCTGAACCGTCTGCGCCAACAGCGCGGACTGTCGTCTTTACCGACGGGGATCTCCAATTATCGTGAACAGCGGGAAATGTTGCTGGATGCGATCGCTGATGTGGGAGAAGCTTATCTAGACTTAGGAGCCATCCTCGCGTCCTTGGGCG contains:
- a CDS encoding Npun_F0494 family protein; the encoded protein is MTSVKSNPIFARYPRRTILRAERAVRCSPFSPALFFTMSREGVALGAIAGESGCRLGYTRRPVAELVAESELLWLIQVGMLRREVDGQGLTDSFRLTPLGRLLLDQWHSATTMPPPSWVDRILNTLSRWIRWSEWLQ
- the cobQ gene encoding cobyric acid synthase CobQ, whose translation is MKAIMLLGTLSRSGKSLLVTALSRILVRQGWRVGPFKAQTCGVSTYFTSSGGEIGYAQAVQAWAAQTLPRVDMNPIVLKLQDAAIARVVFAGKTAIGEINLSDYYPQHHEAAWRVIQDALHRLKDEFDVLVCEGEGTPSELPIKPYDVSNFRVAQALDAAVFLVVDLERDGAFAQVLGTLETLEPDERSRVAGLILNKAHGSRSLLQSTIQHLVERTGIPVVGTIPYLDQTFPAIESLSLIDHRTHDSGRDVNISIIKLPRISNLTDFDPLRSEASVALRYVGLKETLGYPDAVIIPGSKSTIADLLTLQRTGMAEQLQNYAAAGGTVLGICGGFQMMGKLLADPEGIEGQEGRFKGLGLIPLKTVITSQKTARQRSVTSNYPQAGLPVVGYEFCQGRSHALDKDVNETDESPFTALFDDRNLGVVDNAQLLWGTHLHGLFDNGPWRRTWLNRLRQQRGLSSLPTGISNYREQREMLLDAIADVGEAYLDLGAILASLGDASPA
- a CDS encoding GNAT family N-acetyltransferase, which translates into the protein MSKTAIDVTYRLATLADLELALNLMQEFYAIERIQFQESWTRPVLTEFLQNETYGQFWLVEAHQAIAGYGIITFGYSLELGGRDALLDELYLRPAFQGQGLGSQMLDLMETTCRRQGIKVLSLVVDHHNPKARSLYERSGFRQPTRDILHKWLEPQPSMLS
- a CDS encoding alr0857 family protein — encoded protein: MLKLTYSDMGLYLERVAEPLEVLLARRALLALRTGHSIHIHSSRASLLFSTQAIQRTDLEQAIQAEWTNQCRHFSRDSVITLDAVDEHWIEVSLPGVWIASDRHTHDGIVMTCLGDRLEALFMELWLMQNSVSFCSES